ATCGCCCACGGCGCGCCTTTCGACGCCAGGTTCACGCCCAGCTGGGCATCGTGGCCGGCGACGAAGCGGTGCAAGGTCTTCGCTTCGCTCATCACTTCGATCATGTCCGGCACTTCCGGCTCGGCGCCGATCTCGTCGGCGACGGCGCGCAGGCGCGTGACCATCTCCGAGTATTCCAGTTCGTTCAGCGCCGTCGTGCGCGTGGCCAGCTGGACGCCGGCCTGCAGCTTCGTGTACACGCCGCCGTGCACGATCGGCTCCCAGTCGCCATTGACGGCCAGGCCGACGAAGTGCACGGGCTTGTTGCCGACGCGGCGCAGTTTCAACAGCGCGGGCAGGATGCGGTCGCCGCGCAGCGGCCCTTCCGAATTCAGCGGGATGAGGCAATCGATCAGCGGGTCGACGAGGTTTTCGGCAAGTTGCGCGGGCGGCGTGTCCGGTTTCACGGCGGGCAGCCCGGCGACCGGGTCCAGCGACGCAGCCGCGGCCGGGACGGGCGCGGCCGCAGGCACGGCGCCGGGTTCGGCACGCCGCAGCGGCTCGGCGTGGACTGCCGGTTCGGTCAGCACGTCGTGGCCCGGTTCGGGCGCGCCGTCCAGCACGGGCTCATGGCGCATGCGCTCGGGCGCTGCGCCGCCTTTCATCAGCACATCGTCATGGTCATGCGAAAACGCGCGCTCGACGCTCTTGCGGG
This genomic stretch from Massilia putida harbors:
- a CDS encoding cell division protein ZipA C-terminal FtsZ-binding domain-containing protein; amino-acid sequence: MTDFQMSLIAAGGVFVVGVISYNKWQEYKARKSVERAFSHDHDDVLMKGGAAPERMRHEPVLDGAPEPGHDVLTEPAVHAEPLRRAEPGAVPAAAPVPAAAASLDPVAGLPAVKPDTPPAQLAENLVDPLIDCLIPLNSEGPLRGDRILPALLKLRRVGNKPVHFVGLAVNGDWEPIVHGGVYTKLQAGVQLATRTTALNELEYSEMVTRLRAVADEIGAEPEVPDMIEVMSEAKTLHRFVAGHDAQLGVNLASKGAPWAMATLIGALENAGFDVRPDGKFVMTDKEEGGGTLFTLSTNVTLGADTTSRLTLLLDVPCVAPARDGFGKMVACAKDLEQRLDAAIVDDFDQPLTDATLEEIAGQVREFYQEMDAADIAAGSTRALRLFS